The segment ATCAATGCCGCCGTTACTGACTCATTTACAATACTTCCAGAGAATGTGATCGGTGGAAAAGAGGTGGCAGATAGTGTTGCCGGAAGCGGGCTCTGCCAAATTTAAAGCGATGTTGCAAGGTATTTTCCGGATCATTGAGGCGGATGGACTAAAGCCGGGAGACCGGATCCCCTCTGAAAGAGAGTTGGTCTGCCGGCTTCAGGCGGGCAGATCAACTGTCAGAGAAGCCCTTCGGGCCTTGGAGCTGTTGGGTATCATCACGACACGCCGAGGTGAAGGGACATTTTTGCAACCCTATCATTCCCACAGCTTGATCGATATACTTGCTTTTTATATCCTGCGGGATGAAAGGACCAAAGACAGCCTGAAGGAAGTCCGGGTGATTCTCGAGGTTGCAGCAATCACAAGAGCAGTGGATCGATTTACACAGGAAGAGTTGGAAAATCTCGAAGGAATATGGGTAAGAATGAAGAACAAGGTTTCCCAAGGCGGAGATCCCGGTGATGAAATATTTGATTTCCATCATCACCTTGTCCGTGCCGCAAACAATCACCTGCTCCTTCGAATATGGTATCCCGTCTTCCAGTATGCACAAACAATTACAGGAAATTATTTTCTTTCCGAAGGTCAGAGGGAAGATATTCTGGGTTCGTATCGATCCATTTTAAACGCTATTCGCCGCAAGGATGCCAAACAAGCGGCGGATTGCCTGCAACGCTCTCTCTCTGAACATGGGTGGGTGGGATTTTCCGCTACCACCTGATTGGGAGCCTGTCTCACACGTTCTGCTTTAAAGGAAAGAATGAATCATAGAGAAAAATAGCTTACTCTAGCATCGAATTACATACAGGATGTTATTCCGGTATGGATTTTCAATCGTTCCGGCCATGTATGTCGGGATAGAGAGTTTAATGCTCGGATGAGGTGTTTACAACGTGTTAAAAGACCTTTTCAGGAAACAAAAAAAATACGCGACGATTCCTTCTGAACAAGCCAAACGGGATATTCCCGAAGGGATTATGCAAAAATGTCCTTCCTGTGGATCCATCGGTTTTACAAAAGAACTGGAGAAAAATCTGAAAGTATGCAAATCCTGTGAGTATCATTTTTCTTTATCTGCTCCGGAACGGATTCGTATTACAGTGGATGAAGGCTGCTTTTTTGAATACGATTCAGATCTTTTATCAGAGGACCCACTCTCCTTTCCAAACTACCGGAATAAATTAAAGCAGGATATGGAGAAAACGGAATTGAAAGAGGCTGTTGTTACTGGGGAAGGTACCATAGGAGGCTTTCCCGCAGTGATCGGGGTAATGGACTCCCGCTTCCGTATGGGCAGTATGGGGTCGGTGGTCGGGGAAAAAATTGCCCGTGCCGCCCGTCAGGCTGCCACCAAAGGTTATCCCTTTATCCTGTTTTCCGCTTCCGGGGGAGCCCGGATGCAGGAAGGCGTTCTTTCTTTGATGCAGATGGCCAAAACAAGTGCTGCTTTGGAACAGTTGCACCGGAAACGTGTGCTGTTTGTATCCGTCCTGACCAATCCGACGACAGGTGGAGTATCCGCCAGCTTCTCTTCATTGGGGGATATCAACATTGCCGAACCACAAGCGCTTATCGGTTTTGCCGGACGGCGGGTCATTGAACAGACTGTTCGCGAGAAGCTTCCGGAAGACTTTCAGACGGCGGAATTTCTTCTCAAACATGGGCAACTGGATCAGGTGGTTTCCCGGCTTGAACTAAGAGATACTCTGATTCAGATCCTGGATCTGCACTTAAGCGGGAGGGACCATAATGAATAACGGACAGCTTCCCTTTGAAAAGCCCTTGGTTGAACTGCGGAACAAGATTAAAGAGTTAAAACAATTTACCCAGGACAAGTCCATCGACCTTTCAGATGAGATTCATACTTTGGAAGCAAGGGCAAAGCGCTTGGAAGAAGAGATCTACGGTAAATTGTCCACTTGGCAGAAAGTCCAGATTGCTCGTCATCCCTCTCGTCCGACTACTCTCGACTACATCCGTCTTATTTTTACCGATTTTATGGAATTACACGGTGATCGTCTGTATGGAGACGATCCGGCCATCGTCGGCGGCATTGCCAAATTGGACGGACTTCCAGTGACGGTGATCGGTCACGAACGGGGTAAGGATACCAAGGATAAGATAGCCCGCAATTTCGGTCTGCCTCACCCTGAGGGGTATCGCAAGGCTTTACGCCTGATGCACCAAGCGGATAAGTTTGGGCGGCCCATTATTTGTTTTGTGGATACACAAGGGGCTCATCCAGGCATTGAGGCGGAAGAGAGGGGACAGAGTGAAGCCATTGCCCGAAACTTGAGGGAAATGGCCGGGCTTCAGGTTCCCATCATTTGTGTCGTTACCGGTGAAGGGGGAAGTGGCGGGGCTCTGGCTATCAGTATTGGAAATAAACTCTTGATGTTGGAGCATGCCTATTACTCAGTTATTTCACCGGAAGGAGCGGCAGCAATTTTATGGCGAGATGCCGGAAAAGCACAGGAAGCGGCTAACGCTTTGAAAATTACGGCACAAGATCTCCATCAGTTGGGAGTAATCGATGAAGTGATCCCCGAGCCCAAAG is part of the Kroppenstedtia pulmonis genome and harbors:
- the accD gene encoding acetyl-CoA carboxylase, carboxyltransferase subunit beta, whose amino-acid sequence is MLKDLFRKQKKYATIPSEQAKRDIPEGIMQKCPSCGSIGFTKELEKNLKVCKSCEYHFSLSAPERIRITVDEGCFFEYDSDLLSEDPLSFPNYRNKLKQDMEKTELKEAVVTGEGTIGGFPAVIGVMDSRFRMGSMGSVVGEKIARAARQAATKGYPFILFSASGGARMQEGVLSLMQMAKTSAALEQLHRKRVLFVSVLTNPTTGGVSASFSSLGDINIAEPQALIGFAGRRVIEQTVREKLPEDFQTAEFLLKHGQLDQVVSRLELRDTLIQILDLHLSGRDHNE
- a CDS encoding FadR/GntR family transcriptional regulator, giving the protein MLPEAGSAKFKAMLQGIFRIIEADGLKPGDRIPSERELVCRLQAGRSTVREALRALELLGIITTRRGEGTFLQPYHSHSLIDILAFYILRDERTKDSLKEVRVILEVAAITRAVDRFTQEELENLEGIWVRMKNKVSQGGDPGDEIFDFHHHLVRAANNHLLLRIWYPVFQYAQTITGNYFLSEGQREDILGSYRSILNAIRRKDAKQAADCLQRSLSEHGWVGFSATT
- a CDS encoding acetyl-CoA carboxylase carboxyltransferase subunit alpha, whose protein sequence is MNNGQLPFEKPLVELRNKIKELKQFTQDKSIDLSDEIHTLEARAKRLEEEIYGKLSTWQKVQIARHPSRPTTLDYIRLIFTDFMELHGDRLYGDDPAIVGGIAKLDGLPVTVIGHERGKDTKDKIARNFGLPHPEGYRKALRLMHQADKFGRPIICFVDTQGAHPGIEAEERGQSEAIARNLREMAGLQVPIICVVTGEGGSGGALAISIGNKLLMLEHAYYSVISPEGAAAILWRDAGKAQEAANALKITAQDLHQLGVIDEVIPEPKGGAHKDPNFQAKRIKTSILKALQPLLSLNNEELVLNRHQKYEKIGVYTTMG